Below is a window of Dictyostelium discoideum AX4 chromosome 1 chromosome, whole genome shotgun sequence DNA.
TAATAGTAATCTTTTTCCACCTTTTACTGGTACagtataattaatattttgccAAGTGAAAATACCACCTCTCATTTTTAAAGTATCTTTCATTTTACTTGTAGCATTTGCAactatttgattttgtttcttttcttcCTCAACATCATTCATTTTTGGAGCTTTACcttttttataaactttATGACTATAACCTCCACCAGTCCAATCGAAATATTCCATTGCGAacatatttaaaacaatgtAAAGTATCCACCAAAGATAAAGTATAAAAACATTTTGAGTAAGATCGTCTGATCTAAAGTGGAATGACTCTTCAATATATTTAGAACCTGATACTGTTAAATTTCCCATTGATGCACCAGGAGATGCACAAATTCTATAACTATTATCATAtactataattttatttggatcAGATGGAATTGCTGTATCTTGACAATCGAATGATAAATCACCAAATTCATTTGCCATAAGTGCTTTAAATGCATAACTAAATGGATTACAcctataaaaaaagaaaaaaaaaaaaaaaaattattaatatatattccttaaattttaataaaattattttaattaaaaaaacttaccaATAAAACCAAGAAAACCATGGATGCatttttggttttggaaTTGTATAACCAGTGTATGTAATCATAGaaatgatgaagatattCATTACATTTTGACTAATGTAAAGTGATGGTGAGAAATTACCAAACATACGGAAAAGATTTGTTGTTGCCAATGTTGCACCTACTAATGTAAAACagaaaatgaagaatttTCCAGCATCGTATTGTAAACCAAACATAAAGTAAACCACAATTGAGAATAAGAATACTTGAATAATCGTTAAGGGTATATCAGTAACAATTTGTGCAATATGTAAAGCTGATGGACGATACATAGCGTAAGAATGTTGCTTTTGTAAAATACCCCTTTGTCCGAAAGTTAAAGGCATTTCGCATTCGCATAAAAGAGCATTGAATAGAATAACTGAAAAAAGAGTACCACCTCTTGTAAATAAaccattaatatttgtttctaaattataaaatattgagCCATAAACAAATGATTGAGTAAATACTGATAGGTATCTAGAGcctaatgataatttatcacCCCAAATAATTTGGAAATTTCTAACGATTAACGCTTTAACTTGAGTTAAAAATGAAGTTGTATAAATTGATCTCTTTGAAGTGGTTTTACTTTTTTCGGCTTTAACTTCTTGAATGAAATCAACTGCTGGTTGTTCAATTTCAATCTTTCTTTCATATTCTTTTTGTTCCTCTAACATATCTCTATACATTGAAGAGTTTCTCCAAGCAGCTTCGAAATCGGCGAAAGTTTCTGGAACACGACCTTCAAATCCTTGTCTAATAATACGTTCTTGTGGATTTGTAACACCTGTCAAAAAATCTGGTGTTGACTTTCTTGGTTCACAATCGAATCCTAAATCTATAAAATATTGTTTTGCTTTATTGCCAGGtccaaaataaattaatctaCCTTTTTCAATGACTGcaacattatcaaataaattataaattgaatCTGATGCTTGATAAAATGATGCAATTGTAGTCTTATCCAATGTATCTGACATGATTCGAATTGATTTTGCATAATCTAATGCACTTGCTGCATCAAGACCACGAGTTGAACAATCATAACATGTAATTGATGCCGAAGATACCATTGCTTCTGTAATTGTTAATCTTTTACGTTCACCACCTGATAAACCTctaataaattcattaccaacaatctaaataatttttaaatattaaaaaataatatcaattaataaattaaccaatattattattattattaaaaacttacAGTATCAGCTTGATGAACAATACCAAACATtcctaataataaatcaaatattctttttctaTATGTACGCTTTTTTTCATCTGGTAAACGATTATGAATTGTTTTACATTTTAATGCGAAATCTAAAGTCTGACGAACTGTTAAAGTTGGATGATGAGTATCCTCTTCTGGTGTATAAATTGATTCACCTTGATAACGTTTCCATTCTTTTGCTGGAATACCACCATATGTAATATCACCTTTAACTTCAACATATGATCCTctttgatttgaaattaaacgTAATAATgtctataaaattaaaaaaaaaattattaatattatttttattactaaaaaaaaaaaaaaattaaaaaaaaaaaattaaaatagtttaCCGAGCAACCAGAACCAGGACGACCTAATACTAATAACATTCCACCATCTCTGTTGAATAAAGTAATATCATGAAGAATATCAAAAGTACTACCTTTCTCTTTCCAAGTTGatggtttaaataaatttaaaattttaaatattggtgTTGATAAATCTGAAATTACAGATTGATCAGCACCGACACCCACGACTGTTAAATTTCTAACTGAAACACCCATTTTCTTTGGTTTTTGACCATTacctattttttaataaattttaaaaattaatatttttaaaaaaaaataaaaaaataatataatattaaccATCAACTCACCTAATGCCACACGTTgagaattttcaaaatattttcttaatttaaaatcttcatcattttcattatgattattttcagcatctaaatttgataaatattgTTTTGAATCAGTTTCTAATTCATTGgcaatatatttaaattgattttcacTATTTTGGATATCTGGTGAATTTAATTGGAAATCATCACCAACCacaccaaaattattattattatttggtgtattaatatttaaattttcaacttCCTGGAAAGAATActcatttaattcaaattctttcatttttttttttttttatttttaattttttaatatttgattaaaagaaaaaaaaaaaaaaaaaaaagataagaggttttctaaaaatagttagtatttatagttttattattatttttttttttttttttttttttcacttacaatttttttaataattttttttttttttaaagataaaaaaagaaaaaagtttttattaataaccacttatttttcatttattaagtTTAGCTtttataccaaaaaaaaaataaaaaaaaaaaaataataaaaaataataaaaataaaaaaataaaataaaataatgaaaataataaaaaagccattataaaattttataatgacTCACTATCCAAATATGGTAAAAGCAAATACTTTATAAAGACATTGCACGGTTtgaaaacaatcaaaaaaaaaaaaaatttaaagccaacaccaattttttatttttttattttttttttatttttgaaacgTTTCAAAGACACTAGAACGTTATTTTGTTCCGTTActgattataaaaataaattgattgaaaataaaattttgtaaGGACCCTTAACTTGACAAATTTAGAAGGAGTGATTGCCA
It encodes the following:
- the abcG19 gene encoding ABC transporter G family protein encodes the protein MKEFELNEYSFQEVENLNINTPNNNNNFGVVGDDFQLNSPDIQNSENQFKYIANELETDSKQYLSNLDAENNHNENDEDFKLRKYFENSQRVALGNGQKPKKMGVSVRNLTVVGVGADQSVISDLSTPIFKILNLFKPSTWKEKGSTFDILHDITLFNRDGGMLLVLGRPGSGCSTLLRLISNQRGSYVEVKGDITYGGIPAKEWKRYQGESIYTPEEDTHHPTLTVRQTLDFALKCKTIHNRLPDEKKRTYRKRIFDLLLGMFGIVHQADTIVGNEFIRGLSGGERKRLTITEAMVSSASITCYDCSTRGLDAASALDYAKSIRIMSDTLDKTTIASFYQASDSIYNLFDNVAVIEKGRLIYFGPGNKAKQYFIDLGFDCEPRKSTPDFLTGVTNPQERIIRQGFEGRVPETFADFEAAWRNSSMYRDMLEEQKEYERKIEIEQPAVDFIQEVKAEKSKTTSKRSIYTTSFLTQVKALIVRNFQIIWGDKLSLGSRYLSVFTQSFVYGSIFYNLETNINGLFTRGGTLFSVILFNALLCECEMPLTFGQRGILQKQHSYAMYRPSALHIAQIVTDIPLTIIQVFLFSIVVYFMFGLQYDAGKFFIFCFTLVGATLATTNLFRMFGNFSPSLYISQNVMNIFIISMITYTGYTIPKPKMHPWFSWFYWCNPFSYAFKALMANEFGDLSFDCQDTAIPSDPNKIIVYDNSYRICASPGASMGNLTVSGSKYIEESFHFRSDDLTQNVFILYLWWILYIVLNMFAMEYFDWTGGGYSHKVYKKGKAPKMNDVEEEKKQNQIVANATSKMKDTLKMRGGIFTWQNINYTVPVKGGKRLLLDNVEGWIKPGQMTALMGSSGAGKTTLLDVLAKRKTMGEVQGKCFLNGKPLEIDFERITGYVEQMDVHNPGLTVREALRFSAKLRQEPSVLLEEKFDYVEHVLEMMEMKHLGDALIGTLETGVGISVEERKRLTIGVELVAKPHILFLDEPTSGLDAQSSYNIVKFIRKLADAGMPLVCTIHQPSSVLFEHFDRILLLAKGGKTVYFGDIGEGSKTLTSYFERYGVRPCTESENPAEYILEATGAGVHGKSDVNWSETWKQSPELQEIERELAALEAQGPSSTEDHGKPREFATPIWYQTIEVYKRLNIIWWRDPFYTYGSFIQASMAGLIMGFTFWSLKGSSSDMSQRVFFIFETLILGILLIFVVLPQFIMQQEYFKRDFASKFYSWFPFAISIVAVEIPIVIISGTFFFFCSFWTAGLYTKFNEINFYFWFILILYLLFCVSFGQAVSAISFNLFLAHTLIPLLIVFLFLFCGVMVIPSSIPTFWRGWVYHLNPCRYFMEGIVTNVLKHTDVKCTSEDFTHFTNPEAVNGVTCKQYFPISEPLTGYVEAINEGDESKCGYCLYNNGEEYYNTLGWSFDNRWRNLAILICFWIFNILMVITFVYITRKPRR